From the Lentisphaera araneosa HTCC2155 genome, the window GGAACTCAAAATTGAGACTGGCTTTGGCAGGTTAAACGCTTTTACGCTCAATCATGCGACGGGTCTTAAAGAATCATGGAATTTAAAGCTTAGTAACCGCAAGATGGTTCAGGCGCTAGAAAATATTGAAGGTGAAGCTGAACGTTGGAAGAAAGCCTTGGATACGCACGAAGCTGCACGAGTGGTGCCATCACTCCGTTTTACTCAAGTTCCTAAAATAAGGACATATCATTTACGCTATAGTTTTGCTTATTTATTGACTCAAATAAGTGCAGCTTTTTGGGCATTATACGAAAGTCGCATGCTATTGGAACGAGAGTTGGGTTTCAAGGGCTTTATAGCTTTTGTTGTTATCGGAGCACTCTTGTGGAAACTTCCTCAAACTTGGAAAATATTGAAGGTTCTTTTTTATCATCTACCCGTTGATGGTTCCTTAAAATCAATTGGAAAAGCTTTAGCTGAAGCTTTAAGTAAAGAAAGCTTTATAAAAACACCAAGTCAAGATCAAGTTATTAGCGTCAATAAGAGACCTGATGGGAGTTTTACGATGGCTTTAAAAGGCGTCAGTTTCTATGAGTCTTCCTTATTTGCCGATGCCTTAAATGAAATTTTTTCTTGTGTTGATAATCCTAGGTATCTCATATCTAGAAAAGAAAAGTTCTTATTTTTTAATCGAGTTGATTATCATACGGTTCCATTGAAGTTAGCAACAAGAAAAAACCTAGCAACCAGCTTTTTGGAGAGTTGGGAGAAATATCTCGGCACAAGTGAGTTGATTTATACTCGTACTTCCGAGGGACAAAGAAGCCTCTTGAAAGCCAAGACCAAAACTTTCTCATCCAACTTTAGCGAAGAAGTTGAGCGCCAAGACTTGTGGCAATGACTTAGCTAGAGGCGATCATTTTTTCTCGTAAAGTTCTGTGTAAGATAGGACGGCGTTGGCACCGCTGTTTTTCTGGATTTCGAGTTTGATTTGATTATTTTTGATGTGTTCTGATTTTATGTAAAGATCTTTGATGATGAGCTGATTTTTAGGTAGATCAAAGTTTTGCTCAATAGTGTGGCCATTGATCAATACGTTTATGTTGCGATTACCCCCAGGCGAAACAAGATGAAGGGTGAGCTTATGAGCTTTACTTTGGTCAAGTTTATCGTAGGTGATACTGAGTGATTTAGGATCAAAAATCATCAGGAAGTCATGATCTTTGACTCTGGGGTCTTTCACAAAGTGTTTGGGGCAGGTGTAATTTTCAAATGAGCTATTTATTAGAGTATTGGATTGCTTTGTGCCAAAATCATCTTTTCGTAATAATGACCAGTCAGCAGTAATGACTGTGTTTTTAATTGGGTTTACCGCTTTATTAGGAGCGGGGCTCGCCAATGGTTTAACGGGAGCTAAGCGTGGTAGCTTCATATAATTTATATTAAGTTGAGGCTTACTTTCCTTTAAAGTCTTGACTTCAGCTTGGCGTACTTGAGTCATGGAAAGGTTGAGAGTTCTTAAGGCTGCGAAGTCCGTAAACATTTTTGCATCACTGATTTTAGTCTTATAAAGATTAATTTTTTCTAAATTTGGCAAATGGCTAATGGACTGAATAGCTTCATTTGAAATATTAGATGAACTTAGATTGATTTCAGTAAGGTTGTTGGCTTCATGTAAAAATTTTAAGTCAGTTATTTCTCCATCAATATGACTTAAATCGAGATCAGAAATGTAAGGAGCTGCTTTGCTTAAAAGGACTTTTAAATTTTCGCTGAGATTTAATGTTCTTAAGTTGGCGCGCAATAAAGCTCCTTGATCACTTACTCGTGTGATAATAGCTCCAGTTTTGCTAAGTTCGCTAAGCAGTTCCTCTGGGGCAGGTTTGGCCTTATCCACGAGGATAGCATAGCGGGATTGTTCTTTGGGAACGTAGACAAAGTTTGCGAAGTCCGCACCTTGTTCAATCCATTTATAGATGAGTTGAGCCTCTGAAGTACTTAGGTGGCGGCCTTTGGGAGGCATGATTTCGTCTTCGTCATCAGTTACTGTAAGCGAATAGAGTAAGCTGTCCTTGGGTTTGCCAGCTTCGATTGCTTCCTTGACGGAATCAATTTTGGTGAGATCGAGGCCACCTTTTTTCATGATACGACCTTTGCGACGCAAGTCAGGACCCCCGTGGCATTTGATGCAATTTTGTTCAAAGAGGGGGATGAGGTCATCGCCATAAGTGAGCTTGCGATTGGAATGTTCGCTACTGGCAAAAAGAGATGAACTGATACCGAGAATGAGTGAGGTAAAAAGTAAATTCTTCATGATTAAGCCAAAATTTTATGGATGACGCGACCAAAGATATCGGTGAGACGGAAGTCCCGTCCTTGGAAGGGGTAGGTGAGTCGCTCGTGATCAAAACCCATGAGATGGAGTATCGTTGCCTGAAGGTCGTAGACTTCCACGGGATCAGATCCGGTGTTGTAGCCCGTTTCGTCACTTTCTCCGTAGTTGAAACCTTTTTTAACACCGGCGCCTGCCATCCACATGGTGAAAGCGTTAGGACTGTGATCTCGACCGATCCATTGGCCATATTTACCACCGCGATTTTCGCGGAAAGGAGTACGACCAAATTCACCACCCCAAACGACGAGGGTGTCTTCTAGAAGTCCACGAGCTTTGAGGTCATTGAGTAGGGCGTAAATGGGGCGATCAATATCACGACATTTGTCGACAAAGCCATTGTGTAAATCAGTTTGTTTGGCATTGCCATGGGT encodes:
- a CDS encoding c-type cytochrome domain-containing protein, whose amino-acid sequence is MKNLLFTSLILGISSSLFASSEHSNRKLTYGDDLIPLFEQNCIKCHGGPDLRRKGRIMKKGGLDLTKIDSVKEAIEAGKPKDSLLYSLTVTDDEDEIMPPKGRHLSTSEAQLIYKWIEQGADFANFVYVPKEQSRYAILVDKAKPAPEELLSELSKTGAIITRVSDQGALLRANLRTLNLSENLKVLLSKAAPYISDLDLSHIDGEITDLKFLHEANNLTEINLSSSNISNEAIQSISHLPNLEKINLYKTKISDAKMFTDFAALRTLNLSMTQVRQAEVKTLKESKPQLNINYMKLPRLAPVKPLASPAPNKAVNPIKNTVITADWSLLRKDDFGTKQSNTLINSSFENYTCPKHFVKDPRVKDHDFLMIFDPKSLSITYDKLDQSKAHKLTLHLVSPGGNRNINVLINGHTIEQNFDLPKNQLIIKDLYIKSEHIKNNQIKLEIQKNSGANAVLSYTELYEKK